A window of Punica granatum isolate Tunisia-2019 unplaced genomic scaffold, ASM765513v2 Contig00061, whole genome shotgun sequence contains these coding sequences:
- the LOC116189996 gene encoding probable CCR4-associated factor 1 homolog 11: MEIARPVIVREVWAHNLEKEFALIRVALPGCRIAAIDTEFPGHIFKSQVDGHLIAHLPPAETYELMKSNIDALEIIQVGLALSDSCGRLPHFGTPFSYVWQFNFQDFDIETNAYNEESINLLKSQGIDFSKNREMGISSRDFVRQLFLSGLIGGGRPISWVTFHGSYDFGFMIKMLTRQPLPTHMLDFLRLLKRFFGFCIYDVKHMIKSCDGLYGGLERVAKSLNVDRIAGKSHQAGSDSLLTLQTFFKLIGSRKPFTDNTEGMALFRFCSVLFGLEAPMQWRCSGLLFGSHLHWDNFHARHLC, from the coding sequence ATGGAGATTGCGAGACCTGTGATTGTCCGAGAGGTCTGGGCGCATAACCTGGAGAAAGAGTTCGCCTTGATACGTGTGGCCCTCCCCGGTTGCAGAATCGCTGCTATCGACACAGAGTTCCCAGGTCACATCTTCAAGTCCCAAGTCGACGGCCACCTGATCGCCCACCTCCCTCCTGCGGAGACCTACGAGCTGATGAAGTCGAACATTGACGCCCTCGAGATCATTCAAGTCGGCCTCGCCCTCTCCGACTCCTGCGGCCGGCTTCCCCACTTCGGCACTCCGTTTTCCTATGTGTGGCAGTTCAATTTCCAGGATTTTGACATCGAGACCAATGCATATAATGAGGAGTCGATCAACCTGTTGAAATCCCAGGGCATTGATTTCTCGAAGAACAGGGAGATGGGTATCTCGTCCCGCGACTTCGTGAGGCAGCTATTCCTCTCTGGCCTCATCGGTGGTGGCCGTCCCATTAGTTGGGTCACTTTTCACGGGTCCTACGACTTCGGGTTCATGATCAAGATGCTGACCCGGCAACCCCTTCCGACCCACATGCTCGATTTTCTGAGATTGTTGAAACGCTTCTTCGGGTTCTGCATTTACGACGTGAAGCACATGATCAAATCTTGTGACGGCCTTTACGGGGGCCTAGAGCGGGTCGCGAAGTCCCTCAATGTTGATCGAATCGCTGGTAAGAGCCATCAGGCTGGGTCCGACAGCCTCCTCACCCTTCAAACATTTTTCAAGCTGATTGGGAGCCGGAAGCCATTCACAGACAACACTGAGGGTATGGCTCTGTTCAGGTTCTGTTCGGTGCTGTTTGGATTAGAAGCTCCTATGCAGTGGAGATGTTCCGGTCTTCTGTTCGGGTCGCATCTCCATTGGGATAACTTCCATGCTCGACACTTATGTTGA